In a genomic window of Nostoc sp. UHCC 0870:
- a CDS encoding response regulator transcription factor — MSTVLIVEDSLAQREMITDLLKASGLTVTHATDGLEALEAIQTEPPDLVVLDIVMPRMNGYEVCRRLKSDPKTQNVPVVMCSSKGEEFDRYWGMKQGADAYIAKPFQPTELVGTVKQLLRG, encoded by the coding sequence ATGAGTACAGTTCTGATTGTGGAAGATAGTCTTGCCCAGAGAGAGATGATTACAGACCTCCTGAAAGCCAGTGGTTTAACAGTCACCCATGCCACTGACGGACTAGAAGCATTGGAGGCAATTCAAACTGAACCCCCTGACCTGGTGGTTTTGGATATTGTCATGCCCCGAATGAATGGCTACGAAGTTTGCCGTCGATTAAAGTCCGACCCCAAAACCCAAAATGTTCCCGTGGTGATGTGTTCTTCTAAAGGTGAAGAATTTGACCGCTACTGGGGCATGAAACAAGGGGCGGATGCTTACATAGCTAAACCGTTTCAACCGACCGAGTTGGTGGGAACAGTCAAACAACTGCTGCGAGGATAA
- a CDS encoding response regulator — protein sequence MQGNLREIDIRSILQLIEIGQRTGQLLIESYSFHHQGKVSEEEEQKSWLIFFHNGQIIYCQEGNNNLSRIDDYLRQYRGELSLDEQQIDLLGAENASEYGYIWMLLEKNIINPEKARVLIYRLVCETLFDLLSLHRGSFIFQQDTALAPQLTSWEIAPLMAKITQQLQEWKQLYPYIQSPEQLPILAQTVHLHSSLPTTTVNKLKQWADGQTSLRQLSRYLDRDILTLAKTIYPYIQQGWLKLTYPETIKSQAQVSNKQKMKILCIDKSQTTGEAVESILRTKGYEAISLSNPLEALSLIFQLQPNLILCEMAMPELNGYEMCAMLRQSQAFRYIPMIMMASKDKFIDQVRAKMFGATDLLIKPFNDAELLMLINKYLNI from the coding sequence ATGCAGGGAAATTTACGGGAAATTGATATTCGCAGCATCCTGCAATTAATTGAAATAGGACAGCGAACTGGGCAACTCTTAATAGAAAGCTACAGTTTTCACCATCAAGGTAAAGTTTCTGAAGAAGAGGAACAGAAATCTTGGTTGATCTTTTTCCACAATGGCCAAATTATTTATTGCCAAGAAGGGAATAATAATTTGTCACGAATTGACGATTACTTACGTCAGTATCGTGGGGAATTATCGCTAGATGAACAGCAAATAGACTTGTTAGGTGCAGAAAATGCTTCAGAATATGGCTACATTTGGATGCTATTAGAGAAAAATATTATCAACCCCGAAAAAGCACGCGTTCTCATCTATCGCTTGGTTTGTGAAACACTGTTTGACTTGCTGAGTTTACACCGGGGTAGTTTTATTTTTCAACAGGATACAGCACTAGCACCACAATTAACTAGCTGGGAGATTGCGCCTTTAATGGCTAAAATTACCCAACAATTACAAGAGTGGAAGCAGTTATACCCATACATTCAATCTCCAGAACAATTACCGATACTCGCCCAAACAGTTCATTTACACTCCTCGCTACCAACAACCACAGTCAATAAACTCAAGCAATGGGCAGATGGTCAAACATCCTTACGCCAACTCAGTCGCTATCTCGACCGCGATATTTTGACGCTGGCCAAGACAATATATCCATACATACAGCAGGGTTGGCTCAAGCTAACATATCCAGAAACCATTAAATCCCAGGCGCAAGTGAGCAATAAACAAAAGATGAAGATATTATGTATTGACAAAAGCCAGACTACTGGGGAGGCTGTAGAGTCTATTTTGCGGACAAAAGGATACGAAGCAATCAGCCTCAGCAATCCTCTGGAAGCACTCAGTCTAATTTTTCAACTCCAGCCCAACCTAATTTTATGTGAAATGGCCATGCCGGAATTAAATGGTTATGAGATGTGCGCGATGCTGCGACAATCTCAAGCATTTCGGTATATACCGATGATTATGATGGCCAGTAAAGATAAATTTATAGATCAAGTTAGAGCGAAAATGTTCGGGGCAACAGATTTGTTAATAAAACCTTTTAATGATGCAGAATTACTTATGTTGATCAACAAATATCTCAATATTTGA